In Humulus lupulus chromosome 6, drHumLupu1.1, whole genome shotgun sequence, a single genomic region encodes these proteins:
- the LOC133783636 gene encoding disease resistance protein RPV1-like yields the protein MLLQRGDEISSALLEAIEDSKLSVIVFSENYASSSWCLDELVHILRYKKRDKQIVVPIFYHVNPCHVRKQTGSFGVVFRELEQRFKSNSDGLTQWRTVLISTISKMIGYVDGSVEERCRSHESDRLSQWRTALTSAANLSGWDAPPTGCDESELIDKIVNDILKKLNFVSSSIEVLNDLVGMERRIENLESLFQTKSSLDAQIVGILAMDGMGKTTLAHALFTRIYNRFEGHCFLENAREEWKHNRLKLRETLYAELLEERHQDIVNMFAKERLSRKKVLIVLDDLSDVEQFEYLVGDRNWLRHGSRVIITTRNKQMLNNIGVDWIYMAEQLDDDEALQLFSLKAFQRDSPPKKYMDLSKEVVNYAAGMPLALKVLGSHLNSKSEEEWKSALVKLKQFLDGKIQGILKMSYDGLDYHERDAFLDIACFFKGNRIAFVEEILGGCGFKDTIRNLINNSLISITHENKVWMHNLVQQMGWEIVRQKNPKKLGKRSRLWITNEVCHVLLRDLGTSSIEGLSLNTSHMKYDMDIKPTAFNKMYNLRLLRISVCMGNYKLSVSGGLDFLPDALRYLEWAQYPLKSLPSSFIPHNLVNLDMPLGQFEHLWNGLQHVESLQYVSLCFSKKLSNIPNLSRANLKCADFEGCTSLVESKREDLLRYGPLQGLKVHDYSLNLNGCSNFKTLSHLSGGIEYIYLRSTETEELHHSIWSLGHLALLDLNNCKNLKNLPEDICNLECMKELNLGGCVCINMFPKLPRNIVRVDLSGTAIEQVPSSSFDYCTSLEVLCLKDCTRLEYVSTAISKLKLLNHLDLSYCSKLKCFPNITEPMEHLVHLHLDGSGIEEIQYWSIRTFIGLRMLNLS from the exons ATGTTGTTGCAG AGAGGTGATGAGATTTCTTCTGCTCTCTTGGAAGCAATTGAGGACTCAAAGCTTTCTGTCATTGTATTCTCGGAAAATTATGCATCTTCTAGTTGGTGTTTGGATGAACTGGTTCATATTCTAAGGTATAAAAAAAGAGATAAGCAGATTGTAGTGCCAATATTTTATCATGTGAACCCATGTCATGTTAGAAAACAAACTGGGAGTTTTGGAGTTGTCTTTCGTGAACTTGAACAACGCTTTAAGAGCAACTCTGATGGATTGACTCAATGGAGGACCGTTTTGATATCTACAATAAGTAAAATGATAG GATACGTCGATGGTTCAGTTGAAGAACGCTGCAGGAGTCATGAGTCTGATAGATTGAGTCAATGGAGGACTGCTTTAACATCTGCAGCTAATCTTTCTGGCTGGGATGCACCCCCAACAGG GTGTGATGAATCTGAATTAATTGATAAAATTGTTAATGACATTTTGAAGAAATTGAATTTTGTGTCATCAAGTATTGAAGTTTTGAATGATCTAGTTGGCATGGAGAGACGAATTGAAAATCTTGAATCATTGTTTCAGACCAAGTCATCGTTAGATGCCCAAATTGTAGGAATTTTGGCAATGGATGGCATGGGCAAGACAACTCTAGCACATGCCCTATTTACTCGAATTTACAATAGGTTCGAAGGTCAttgctttcttgaaaatgccagGGAAGAATGGAAACATAATAGGCTCAAATTAAGGGAAACGCTTTATGCTGAGTTATTGGAGGAACGCCATCAAGATATAGTCAACATGTTTGCGAAGGAAAGACTTTCTCGTAAAAAGGTACTCATTGTTCTTGATGATCTATCTGATGTAGAGCAATTTGAGTATTTAGTTGGAGATCGTAATTGGTTAAGGCATGGAAGTAGAGTAATTATAACAACTAGAAATAAGCAAATGCTTAATAATATTGGGGTTGATTGGATCTACATGGCAGAGCAACTAGATGATGATGAAGCTCTTCAACTCTTTAGTTTGAAAGCATTCCAAAGAGATTCTCCACCAAAGAAATACATGGACTTGTCGAAAGAAGTAGTGAATTATGCCGCAGGCATGCCCTTGGCTCTAAAAGTTTTAGGTTCTCACTTGAATTCAAAGAGCGAAGAAGAGTGGAAAAGTGCATTAGTCAAGTTAAAACAGTTTCTTGATGGAAAGATTCAGGGTATATTGAAAATGAGTTATGATGGACTTGATTATCATGAGCGAGATGCGTTTCTTGACATTGCCTGTTTTTTTAAAGGAAATAGAATAGCGTTTGTGGAAGAAATTTTGGGTGGTTGTGGATTTAAGGATACCATAAGAAATCTCATTAATAACTCTCTCATTAGTATCACACATGAGAATAAGGTATGGATGCATAATTTGGTGCAACAAATGGGGTGGGAAATTGTTCGTCAAAAAAATCCTAAAAAGCTTGGAAAGCGCAGTAGGTTGTGGATTACCAATGAAGTATGTCATGTTTTGCTACGTGATTTA GGTACTTCATCAATTGAAGGATTATCACTTAACACATCTCACATGAAGTATGATATGGACATAAAACCTACCGCTTTCAATAAGATGTACAATCTAAGATTGCTTAGAATTAGTGTATGCATGGGGAACTACAAATTAAGTGTTTCTGGAGGTCTTGATTTTCTTCCAGATGCGCTTAGATATCTCGAGTGGGCTCAGTATCCATTGAAATCCTTGCCATCAAGTTTCATTCCACATAATCTTGTAAACCTCGATATGCCCCTAGGCCAGTTTGAGCATCTTTGGAATGGACTACAG CATGTGGAGAGCTTACAGTATGTGAGTCTTTGTTTCTCAAAGAAGCTATCTAATATACCAAATTTGAGCAGGGCTAATCTTAAGTGTGCAGATTTTGAAGGTTGTACAAGTTTGGTTGAG AGCAAAAGAGAAGACTTGTTAAGATATGGGCCATTGCAGGGTCTCAAAGTCCACGACTACTCTTTGAATCTTAATGGATGTTCTAATTTCAAAACTCTTTCCCATTTGTCTGGAggtattgaatatatatatttacgcTCGACTGAAACAGAAGAACTTCACCATTCAATTTGGAGTCTTGGACATCTAGCTTTATTGGATCTCAACAATTGTAAAAACCTCAAGAACCTACCAGAAGACATTTGTAACTTGGAGTGCATGAAGGAGCTAAACCTAGGTGGCTGCGTGTGTATCAACATGTTTCCAAAGCTTCCGAGGAACATAGTGAGAGTAGATTTGAGTGGAACAGCAATAGAACAAGTCCCATCATCATCATTCGATTACTGTACAAGTCTTGAGGTTTTGTGTCTGAAAGATTGCACAAGGCTTGAATATGTTTCAACAGCTATTAGCAAGTTAAAATTGCTCAATCATCTTGACCTTTCTTATTGCTCCAAACTAAAGTGCTTCCCAAACATCACGGAGCCTATGGAACATTTGGTGCATCTTCATTTGGATGGCTCGGGGATTGAGGAGATACAATACTGGTCGATTAGAACTTTTATTGGGCTTCGCATGCTAAATTTGAG CTAA
- the LOC133783635 gene encoding bifunctional 3-dehydroquinate dehydratase/shikimate dehydrogenase, chloroplastic-like, translating to MAICNTIIPVQSKSGAIMYKAQSQDEDALVQAVAQFHMVFFNKSGNILGTLGVIECPVPDKDIRRFDANLRLFPPFIDNDLCPLTIKNTILQSCYLRNTEWACGVAVYTVFACYLCVKVAHEFIQSIAGKKPENFKIVVSSHNYQNTPSMEDLGNLVAKIQATGADIVKFGTSALDITDAARVFQITVHSQEIFCSNNSTGYELLHLYNFRQIGPDTKGFGVIGKPVGQSKSPILYNEAFKSVGFNGVYLHLLVDDIANFLQTYLSADFAGFSVTIPHKEAALTCCDEVDPVAKSIGAVNCIIRRQSDGKLLGFNTDYIGAISSIEDGLRGSLNASSMTGSPLAGKLFVVIGAGGAGKALACGAKEKGARVVIANRTYGSLLSLLSFLLLFFN from the exons ATGGCAATATGTAATACAATAATACCAGTACAGAG CAAAAGTGGTGCTATCATGTACAAGGCGCAGTCCCAGGATGAGGATGCACTTGTCCAAGCTGTTGCTCAGTTCCATATGGTTTTCTTCAATAAAAGTGGAAATATTCTTGGTACGCTG gGTGTGATTGAGTGCCCTGTTCCTGACAAAGACATTAGAAGATTTGATGCAAATTTACGGTTGTTTCCTCCTTTTATTGATAACGATCTGTGCCCATTAACCATTAAAAACACAATTCTTCAGTCATGTTACTTGCGGAATACCGAATGGGCATGTGGAGTAGCTGTTTATACAG TTTTTGCCTGCTACCTCTGTGTGAAGGTTGCTCATGAATTCATTCAATCCATAGCTGGAAAGAAGCCTGAAAATTTTAAGATTGTTGTTTCTTCTCATAATTATCAAAATACCCCATCTATGGAGGATCTTGGTAATCTTGTTGCAAAAATACAAGCAACTGGAGCTGACATAGTGAAGTTTGGAACATCTGCCTTAGATATAACTGATGCGGCACGTGTTTTCCAGATAACTGTGCATTCTCAG GAAATTTTCT GTTCCAATAATAGCACTGGTTATGAGCTTCTACATTTATACAATTTCAGACAGATAGGGCCCGACACAAAAGGGTTTGGTGTTATTGGAAAGCCAGTTGGCCAAAGCAAATCACCAATTTTGTATAATGAGGCCTTCAAGTCAGTTGGTTTTAATGGAGTTTATCTGCATTTGTTGGTAGATGACATTGCAAATTTTCTCCAAACTTACTTGTCTGCAGATTTTGCGGGATTCAG TGTCACCATTCCTCACAAGGAAGCTGCACTCACGTGCTGTGATGAGGTTGATCCAGTTGCCAAG TCAATAGGAGCTGTTAATTGCATTATAAGGAGACAAAGTGATGGGAAGTTATTGGGATTCAATACAGACTATATTGGTGCCATTTCTTCCATTGAAGATGGATTACGAG GTTCGCTTAATGCTAGCAGTATGACTGGCTCACCTTTAGCTGGTAAATTGTTCGTTGTCATTGGTGCTGGTGGTGCTGGCAAGGCGCTTGCATGTGGTGCTAAAGAGAAGGGAGCAAGGGTTGTGATTGCCAATCGTACCTATGGTTCTCTTCTATCTTTGTTAtctttcttgttgttgttttttaaCTGA